TTTCGCTGTATATTGCAGCAATGGCATTTTGCACTCCGTTTTCTTTGCAAATCATCGACCCAATGGCCTCAGCCTTCTGCATTAGCCGGTTGTTGGTGGTGATTTCCTTTAAGGCAGACGCCAAACTACTCACAGTCAACTCTTTCAAGGCTATTCCACAGCCTAGATCCTCCACCCGGTTCGCATAGAACTTCTGGTCTCCGAAAAAAGGTTTGATGACAGTTGGAAGGCCAAATTTGAGCGACGCACCGGTTGTTCCAGAGCCTCCGTGATGTACGGCTGCGTCGATGCGTGGGAAAAGCCAGTCATGCGGAATAGAGCCGATGCTGAGGATCTCTGGTGGGAACTCGTCCATTCTACGAGATGTATCGCGAGGATTTTTGCTAGAATCAGTGCATTGGCTGTTTCCCTTACTCTTGCCACGCTCTGACCAGCCCTTATTCAACACACACCACACACCGGCCCTGAGAACGGCCTGCGTGATTACAAACGATATCTTGTGCGGGTCCTCCACTACAATTGACCCGAAACCTATGTACACTAGCTTCTTATGGTTGCGCCTGGCATCCTTTATGAAGCTTTTGAGCTTTTCGGGTGGTTTGTAGTCATCGTGGCCCTCGTTTAAGAACCAATATCCGGTAACTTTGACCCACTCTGGGAAATCTACGCTTGGCGGAAATACAACCGGCGACATGTTGTACAAAAAGGGCACGGAATTCTGCTTTAGTGCTGCCAAAGTCGTCCGCGGAATGTGCAGAGTGTTCTCTCTCCATTTGTTCACCTGGGTCGACACTCCTCTCCAGTATCCGTTTTCAAAAACAACGTGTGTCATGTAATTGTACGATCCGCCCAATTTCTGGTCGGGAACCATAAAAGCATTCGGATATGCCCGAGTCCGAGACCACGGCATAGTAAATGCCCTAAAGTATGCAATGCCAAGTGCCTCTGCAATATGGATACCggaaaatgatgatggaGACTCAATAAGCACGTCTGTTCCCTGGCAAGCCTTCCAAGAGGTGTCTAAAAGCTCGTTAATCCAGGATGAAAACTTGGACTTGGCCTCTCGCACAAACGAGTAGCTGATTGTCGGATGGCTCACCATTAGAGACATCAATTCGGACGGATCGCCGGCAATCGGTGCAAATTCCAACCCGTGCGACTTGATCCAGGGTTCGAACTCCCCATGGGTCACGATTCTCACTGAATGgccttcctttttcaatgCCTTGCCTAGTGCTATATACGGCTGCACATCGCCCCTGGATCCAATTGTAAGCAACGTGAATCTGTAGTGTTTCAAGGGCTTGAGAACTGTGCGCTGTAAGGGATTATCCTCGATCAGAATTGGCACATCTGCCCCAATCTCGTCGTTCAATTTGCTTTCTACAAGTTTTATCCTGGCCGAGGTCAACGTTGGCGCTGACTCGGACGATTCGGGACTATTGGAGTGCGAGGCAGTGCTTGTACTTGCATGGCTGCCCTTGTAGCTTCTGTGTCTTCTTTTATCGTTATTTCTCATTCTATCTTTCTGCCGGAGAAGCTGGCACTCGCAGTCGTCACGTGCCTTTTCAgttgaaaattcaaagaaaagctCCTCGTGGCCTTTTATTACCACCACCAATCCGCAGTATCCGAACCGGAACCCCTTCTCTTTCGAGGCGTTTTCCAGAACTGTAAGTGGAAGAATCATCAGGGTATTCGAACCAGGAAGAGATGACTGGAAACAGAGGTAGTCGGTACTGATGAACACTTTTCCATACACGGGGAGTCCTCTGAGACAGTAACCGTGATATATTGCTCTGAGTTCTTGATCGTGAAGCGAGAAAGCCTTCAAAAACCCGctctgcttcttctctcttGCCGTCTTGTCGAAAATGTAGAATGGATCACCAACGAACTCAGACCCTACGTGAACaatctgctgctgcttgTACGATAAATTCCTCGTGATTGTAGAAATTCCAGAGGCTGCAGCCTTCGATACACGCTGGAAAGTCGAACTTGTGGCTGAATCGGGTGATTGCACCTCTACGGACTCCGGCTGAGACCCATCcttaatcttttttgtctCCTTCTGTATGCTTTCCGGATCTCGAATCATACAATTTGACGTCTCAATGCCTTCATTGATCTCCTTCATGAGCTCAGCCTTACGTTTCACAAACTGTGCACACTCCTCCTCATTTCTGCCATCTGTAAGTTTCACTCCGGCACGATCCACAACATTTCGAATGTCTCCAGCCACTTTTGCGCCATcggaaaaaagcaagagaaAGTAGTCGTCTATGGCATAAGAGTCTGCATTCTCGATCACCTTGATTCGCAAATTCTTCGTCTCACCAAGAACTGTCGTAAGCTCAAAATCAAGAATGCTCCTAAGCGGTATCTTCACAATGGCTTGGTCCCCtttatttctgctttgaaatatttgttttttgatTGCCGACACCCACGAACGGGCCGAGCTCATGCTGTCTGCCTGAAACCAGTATGCCTTTTTCGGTGTAAGGACTTTGAACCAGACCGGAGCACTCTCCGACGTTTTCTCCTTCCCTGTGCCGCTCTTTTTCGATTTATAGTATATTTCCGCTCTTAAGGCCGCCTTGAGGTCCAATACCATATCTGGGAAGTACAAGTCATTGGAATGCGAAAACACAGAAAGCGTTCCTTCCTTCAAGATAATCCATCTCCGGTGTAATATTGCAGACTTCACTGATAATGTTCCCTGCTGTATTATCTTCTCAGGCTGCCGTTTGGGCAAGTATGCtgagaaaaacaaaaactgCGTTGTGATGAAAAGGTGTccttgaagaagaacatcACCCATTAACCAACAGTTGTAATCGGAAACAAACTCACAGTCATCGGGGATTTTAAACCGTTGTCTGAGCATCTCAGCAAACATTCTAGCCTTTTCCTTAGAAAGTAGTGGCTTGTGAATTGTAATGGACAGCTCGAGCTTACTCTTTGAAGCATTGCTCTTCGAGTATATTgtatttttactttgttTTGTGCCACCATAATCTGCAGCCTCACTATCTATGATTTCGTTTTCTTCCTGTTGTGCTTCCTGCAAATCCTCAAATCCAGCATAAACACTTGCAGTAGTGAGAAAGCCGGCAAACGACCTTGATATTCCCAATATGGAGGCCGATGCGTCTGTTGtccttctgcttcttgTTGCAGATTTTATATCTAATTGTAAACCTCCTGTATCACTGCTTACTTTTGTATTCacatcatcttcagatTGATTGGCTGCTTCTTTATCTCCAGTTTTTCCACCCCGCATAGGAGAAAGGGACGACCAGATGTGCGATGGGGAAAACGATAGTCTTGAAAATCTGGATTTTCCTTGCTTGTCCCTTCTTGAACGTCCATCTCTATTTGTTTTGGAAGATTTGTCATAATCATTGTCGTCTCCAATTTGAATAGAAGGAAAATCAACATTTAATAATTGTGAACTTGAATCTAGAGTTGAGCTGCTAGTATTATCAGTGACAACATCATTATCTGACTGTCCTTGTATCACACCTGGACttatatgctttttatttgtattgAATACCGCCATTGTATGTTTGTTCTAAATAAAAGATGTAGCAACTAGTGTAATACTGACGAATATTCAAAGAGGAACTTATCAGAGATACAGTTGCTGCGCTCCACACTTAAATTGTACCGATATTGCTATATACTCTGGCACTGCCACAAATAAGAATACAATTGGCATtaaattttgatgatgatatttgcccaagttgaagagaacaaaaatgaagacaaaaaataaataggagaaaaatagagaaaaataaattatttatgATCGATCCGATTTGGATCTGATTTAGAGATAAATTAGATCAATTTTGctgataaataaaagagcATCCCGTTTCAGCCGCACCAAGGTTGAAATCTATCTACTTCAAAATTTGATACCTAAGTCATTTCCTGTAGGCTTgcaaataagaaaatagagTTTTTGCCACAATTTATTATGtaaaacaaataattgCACAATACTGAATGTTCACGGTATAATAATCATTGTCATCGGACATCGTCATAGTGTTTATCCATTAGCATCAACGGTCGATAGTCGCGTCGAAATCGTATTTCAGCAATTAGACACAAATTACCTTTCTAACCTGTTCATTCTTTTAATGTGCATCTCATATATATTCCAAATCCGAAAATTTAACTGTTACGGGACCCTGCAAAATTCACATTTAGCAAGCAGAAAATATCTATCATAAATTGCTTTTTCGAATCAATGTTAATGGCTAGGTAGTTTGTGAGAGGtgcttattttttttttttttttttttttttttttgttgctATCTTATCtgataaatttctttttttcgcaTAGAAACCAAAATTAGGCATATTGGGAAAGGTGCGCTTTGATAGTAGGCAGGACTTGATGAATATCATGTCTCTTCTTAATGCCTTTATTATTTGTCGATCTAAGTTTTCAGATTTATAAATAAAGTTGCAAAAATTTACTGTAAAGTGAAACCGTCAAATATTGGAGGGGGTACCACTTATCACGATAGTTAAAGTTCCAAGAAACTTTTAATATTTGAGGACAATAAAGACAACTTTGATACATTGCTCTAGTGATTGCAAAATATATCTTACTTAGATGATCAATATTTATGCAATTTTGCATTGATATTTTAAGTAAAAAATAGTAGCAAAACGTTTTTAATTTATCACCTTTAAGAATGCAGACTTCATTAACACTAATTAAGGTTCAGCTATGCAAAATACTCTGTTGTAGAAATGAATAGTCTCATATTCAGTTAAGTAAAAATACATATTAGttacttcatcttcaaatttgtGAACTAAAATGATTAAGAAATTATAATTAATTCTGAAGCGTCTTTATGATATATCTAGTAGCTGTGAGTTTTAGCAAAAGTAAACGAAATCTGCTCGAAAAGATGTTGATATTCAGCCTTATCTCAATTGTCCCCTAAAACTATCATGTCATGTATCctataaagaaaaaattaaaatcaGGATTGAAACAAGGGCCTCCCAAATAATTAGCATATAACATAAGCTACTGCCTTGACTTAACTCGTTGACACTTCTCATGAGCAGTTTTATTTCTaacaatttcatcatttagTATCCGTGAGATCCCTCATCACTATGTTCATTTCTATCTATCTGGATGTACCTGATCCTATCGTCTATCTGCatgatttcttcttttagcGCGCGCTGCTCATGTCTTCCAAATAGGAAGGAGATTAGTCCATCGATAACACCGGAAACAGTAATTAAGCAGCCAATTATGTAGAAGATAACAGAAGCCCAAGGTGCCTGATAGGAAACAACAATTATCACAGGTATAAAAGCAATGAAAAGCACCATCGAAACAacaaaatggaaaaat
This region of Brettanomyces bruxellensis chromosome 4, complete sequence genomic DNA includes:
- a CDS encoding uncharacterized protein (CAZy:GT1), encoding MAVFNTNKKHISPGVIQGQSDNDVVTDNTSSSTLDSSSQLLNVDFPSIQIGDDNDYDKSSKTNRDGRSRRDKQGKSRFSRLSFSPSHIWSSLSPMRGGKTGDKEAANQSEDDVNTKVSSDTGGLQLDIKSATRSRRTTDASASILGISRSFAGFLTTASVYAGFEDLQEAQQEENEIIDSEAADYGGTKQSKNTIYSKSNASKSKLELSITIHKPLLSKEKARMFAEMLRQRFKIPDDCEFVSDYNCWLMGDVLLQGHLFITTQFLFFSAYLPKRQPEKIIQQGTLSVKSAILHRRWIILKEGTLSVFSHSNDLYFPDMVLDLKAALRAEIYYKSKKSGTGKEKTSESAPVWFKVLTPKKAYWFQADSMSSARSWVSAIKKQIFQSRNKGDQAIVKIPLRSILDFELTTVLGETKNLRIKVIENADSYAIDDYFLLLFSDGAKVAGDIRNVVDRAGVKLTDGRNEEECAQFVKRKAELMKEINEGIETSNCMIRDPESIQKETKKIKDGSQPESVEVQSPDSATSSTFQRVSKAAASGISTITRNLSYKQQQIVHVGSEFVGDPFYIFDKTAREKKQSGFLKAFSLHDQELRAIYHGYCLRGLPVYGKVFISTDYLCFQSSLPGSNTLMILPLTVLENASKEKGFRFGYCGLVVVIKGHEELFFEFSTEKARDDCECQLLRQKDRMRNNDKRRHRSYKGSHASTSTASHSNSPESSESAPTLTSARIKLVESKLNDEIGADVPILIEDNPLQRTVLKPLKHYRFTLLTIGSRGDVQPYIALGKALKKEGHSVRIVTHGEFEPWIKSHGLEFAPIAGDPSELMSLMVSHPTISYSFVREAKSKFSSWINELLDTSWKACQGTDVLIESPSSFSGIHIAEALGIAYFRAFTMPWSRTRAYPNAFMVPDQKLGGSYNYMTHVVFENGYWRGVSTQVNKWRENTLHIPRTTLAALKQNSVPFLYNMSPVVFPPSVDFPEWVKVTGYWFLNEGHDDYKPPEKLKSFIKDARRNHKKLVYIGFGSIVVEDPHKISFVITQAVLRAGVWCVLNKGWSERGKSKGNSQCTDSSKNPRDTSRRMDEFPPEILSIGSIPHDWLFPRIDAAVHHGGSGTTGASLKFGLPTVIKPFFGDQKFYANRVEDLGCGIALKELTVSSLASALKEITTNNRLMQKAEAIGSMICKENGVQNAIAAIYSEMKYAKNLSLQKRRASVADDDKVECKLDEVTSEDGESWLLV